The DNA region AAATTACTAAATCAATTGGAACTCATGATTGCTCAAAGCACAACACGAAAAGAATGGTTAAAAAACATGAATATGAATGGCGAGTTTCGCAATTTTGGAAAAGAATCTATAAAGGGAATCAGCTGAAATTTCTAAAATAGAATTAATAAGATTCCAACTCAAATAAATAGAGCATTAAATACTCAAATCTAAAAATCAAGATTTAGTGAAAAAAAATGTGAATACAATCCAATACCTGCATTGCCAATATTAGTCATTGCGTAATCAATTGTAATTTTTGCAACTTTAATGCCTAATCCGGCTGTAGGATAAAATGATAATTCTTTTGAGCCACTTCCGTCAACCGCCAACGTTCGTTGAAAATTTCCTGCTCCAAGTCTTAAAAACATTCGCTTATTGTAATCCAACTCAATTCCAATTTTGGGGTCTACATTAAAATGATTGGATGAAATTAAAGAGGCTTCAGTTCCATTTGTTGACCATTCTAAATCAACAGCAGTCAACAATCCGATTTTATCAATCAACTTAAAATTATATGCAATGCCACTTACGATTTTAGGTAAGGTATATTCAACAGAATTAGAGGGTATAGAATTATTGGTTTGCTGAAGCACTGCTTTTTCCTCTGTACTAAAAGAAAATGAATACGCATTGAAGCTGGTTGTTATATCTCTTCCCATTAAAGCAAGGCTCCATTTATTTTTCCTATACTGAACGCCTGCATCAAATCCAAATCCCCAGGATTTTGCAAACGAGCCAAATCCTCTATGGATTATTTTAGTATTTATCCCGACAGACCATGGACTGTTATTCAATTTTCTTCCATAAGAAACCAATAGTGCATAATCAGCTACACTAAATTCTTCAATCCGACTATAATCAATACTTCCGTCTGGTCCTCGCAATCGAAGTGTATTTGGAATTTGATCGATAGACATTCTGATTAAACTTATACTGCCATAACTTAAAGACTGATCGTCTAAGGTTTTTCCAAAACCAACGTAATCATAATTTCCTATACCCGAAAACCATTCAGCATGCTGGGCACTAACTTGAAATTTTGAACTGATATTAATTAATCCCGCTGGATTCCAATAGGCTGCTTGTACTGAATTTAAAGATGCTGAAACGGCTCCTGACAATGCCATTCCACGGGCTCCTACCCCAATATTCAGAAAATCATTGCTAAATTTAGGGGCTTGGGCACAAAGTGAAAGCGGGAACAAAATCAGCCAAATGACACTTTTTAAAGTCATAGTATGGATTTCAAATGCAAATATATAACAAATATTTATAATATATTAATAGCTACAATATAAACGCTCAAATCGCCTACAAATTGTTTGCTTTTACCTCTTATGGCAGTTAATCGTAACGGTTGCTGACTCACCGGCATCGTCCATTATGTAAATCTGGTGTTTTCCGATTTTCGGGTTTATAGCCCACTCATGTTGGTTTGCTTCAGTAGAGCCCAAATAAACACCATCAATAAACCAGTGAATATGTGCTTGATGCTCTTTATGAGTTGCTTTTAAAACAATTTTTTGTGTATTGTCTGTTAAATCAACTGGAATAAAAACTTCGGTTCCTTTATCCGGATATACAAACTCCATTTTATTGATGGGTTGATCCTGAAATGATTTGCAATCATTTCTAACAGGCGGAATGGAGACATATCCCGGGTTATTTATTTTATAATATAATTCCATAACCGGAGGAAGTACAAAATAATTTTTCAAATGACCCTTCAAATCACAATCATTAAAAATTCTGAATTTCTCAGATTCATCAACATAATACGAATGATGATAAGGACAAACATCCAATTCATTAATTTCAACCGGATTCCATATAGTATCTATTTCTACACATGCTGGAGAAGGAAGATACCCACTGGTTTTACAAACCGCAATAGGATGCATTTCACCATAAGGTATGGGCCAGGACGATGAACAATTAAGTTGTCCAAATAATTCAAATAAAAGCGGCGCGGCTGTATGCAGCCCAATTAATCCGGGCCTTCCCAATCCACTTGAATTACCTACCCAAACCACCACGGTGTATTCAGGACATAATCCAACACACCAGGCGTCCTTAAATCCAAAAGAGGTGCCTGTCTTCCAAGCAATTTTATTGCTTTTAGAATTATAATAATTTGAATTTTGCTCATTTGACATCTCCGTCCCCATCATGGTCTGAATCATCAATGAAATTGCACCCAGAGAAAGCACTGAAGGGGAAGATTTAGAAATTGAACTATTAGCAATTTCCGATTTCACTGATTCTGAATCCTGCAACAATAAATGCATGTTCCAATTACGAGCTGATAAATCATTTGATTTTTGAAAAACCATCAACTGATTTGCTAAATTTCCATAGGCATTTGCTAAATCCCAAAGCTTTATTTCTGCCCCACCGAGAACCAATGCTAAACCATAGTCGCTGGCAGGTCTAAACAGACTTGTAAATCCTAATGCTTTTAATTTATCATAAAATAAAGGAACTCCATATTGCTGAAGCAATCGGACAGCAGGAACGTTTAAGGATTGTTGAATGCATTGGTCGGCAGGTACGCAACCCTGAAACATCCGTGAGTAATTTTCTGGTCTAAAGCCTGAAATCAAAGTGGGAATATCTGCTAGAAGCTGCTTCGTGCTAATGATTCCTCTATCTAATGCAGCGGCAAACAATAAAGGTTTCAATACACTGCCTGAACTCCTTAAGGAATGAATATTATTAACTTTGTTATTACGAAGTGATTTTGAAGTATCCGAACTATTGGCCAAATAACTCAATACCTCTCCCGTTTGATTAGAAATTAATAAAATGGCCAGATTATGAATTTCATTTTGCTTAAATGCTTTCGTATACTTTATGCTTATTTCTGAAAACTTAGTTTGAATTGATGCATCAATCGTAGAATTGAATTGATGTTTTTGAGGGTATTTTGAAATTAAATACGACAATAACAAATTTGAAACCTGAGGCATATTAAATATTTTATCAGGGATCTCTTCTAATATGGATAATTCATAGAGTGATTTGTCAAGGAATCCTTTAGAAAAAAGTACGGAGAGCAAACGGTTGCGTTTTAAATATAATAATTTTCTATTTTTTTCCAGGTGTATGTAAGATGGCTGATTAGGCAACACACTTAATAAAGCTGCCTCAGCCCAACTCAATTCGACCTCATCTCTTTGAAAATATCGCCAAAGCGCAGCCTTTAATCCCACTACATTACCTCCGTAAGGTGCTAATGAAGTATACCAATTCAATATTTCACTTTTGTTGAAATTAAATTCAATGCCAATAGCAAGCAACGACTCTTTAATCTTATTGAAAATACTTCTTTTTGGATTCCCTAAAAGCAGACGAGCCAATTGCATGGTAATAGTTGAACCACCTGATTTTATTTCACCGGTTTTAAAATTTTGATAAAGTGCACGCAAGACTGAAATAGGGTCAATGCCAATATGAGTATAAAATCGCTTATCCTCATAATTCACTATGCATTGAGCATAGTTTTCAGGAATTGATTGGGTAGCTGGAAACCTCCATTGACCATCCTTACTGATTTGGGCACCAAGTAATTTATGCTCCCGACTGTATAAAACTTTTGAAAATTCCAAATCCCTAAAAAAATAAGGAGCAGCAATAACAATAGCTATAAACAATCCAAATAGAACCGTCAATACACCATAAATAATTCTCAATACAAATTATTTTCGAGGAACAATAGTATAATTCCCAGCTCTGAATTTTGAATAAATTGAAGGATCATACATGGCTTCGCAATAGAATGAAGGTGCAATGTATTTTCCAGGATATGCTGCAGTTAAATAAAAACGCAACTCAATGCTTTGATTAGAATTCAGATCAAAATAACTCAAAACCCTGTCGTCACGGATATCCTGATAGTCCACTTGACTTTTCGTGTCATTCAATCCTGCAACCCTTCTGTTTTCAATTTCAAAACCTGAAGGAAACACCGTTGTTAAGGCAATATTTGAAATGCGGCCAATAACAGAACTGTTGGTTATGCTTACTATTACTTCCAATTCGTCACCAATTTGTAAAACATTGCCTTTGGCAGGCATTACAACATTCATTTTTATGCCTTTAGAGCTATTTTGGTCAGTTACTACAACATCTTTACCATACTGAATGATTTTAACCGCTACAGGACGAGGTGAATTGTTTTTAAATGAAAATACTTGCTTTGAAGCTGGTTCAAATATAACATCATATAGCTCTTTTTCAGATTGAATCTGAGCTTTGGCAGCATTCCAACTGTATTCAAAATCCATTTTACCCAACTTGCTTTTACCGCTTAATGTAGCAATTGCTATTAACATCATGGATTGCTCCTGGGTCGAGTAATAATCACTTTTTGTACGTTTAATTAACTTATTTAGAAGCATTAATGCTTCTTGGTTTTTATCTAAGATAGCTAACACTTGTGCAATCATCGCCTCATCCCGAATATCGGAACCGTAATTGTAATAATCGTCCCGATATGTTTTAAGTTCATAGGATCCCTGATTCAATAAGGTCTCTGCAATGTCTCTTTTACCTGAAATGGCATAAGCACCAGCAAGTAATATTTTTGAAAAATAATTGTCCGTCTTGGCTGTATATAGCTGATTCATGCCGCTCCAATCAGGTTTACCTAATAAAGCCATTGTGTATAAACGATATGCAAAATTAGTAGGATACCAATACTCCGTATTTTTTTGAATTTTTAAAGATTGATTTGATTTTGATTTTTGAAATTTATACCAATTTTGTAATAGATCTTCGGGCACCCTGAAACCAGCTTTTTTAGCTTCTATCATAAAATGACCTGTATATGAAGTACCCCAATCTGAGTAATTTGGTGAGCCTGGCCAATAGCTAAACGATCCATCTGCAAGTTGAAACAATCTCAATTTTTCAATCGCTTTTTGCACATTGTAATTTGCTTCTTCTTTTTGCTTGGGATTTAAATCAAATAAATTATTAAGTAGAATTTGAGGAAACGCTGCAGAAATGGTTTGCTCAATGCACCCATGTGGATAGTTTAACAATTTATCAATCATATTTCTTATAGACAATCCAGGAATTCCGGATACTTCCATTTTTACATCCCGGGTTCCATTCATTCCAAATGGAGGAATCTGCTCCTGAATACTCTTTCCGGCCTCAACCCAGAATTCTTTTACTTCATGGCTTACAGGATTTGGATTGTCAACATATAGTGAAACCTGTGATTTAGAACTATATTTACCTGCGCTTGCAGTTGCAGTAATCGTGGCATTTCCTATTTCGCCAATTCCTTTGATTGTAAAATAAACTGTCTGGTCTCCCGTAGTTTTAAACTGCATTGATTTTATAGCTGGTGACTTCAATGCTGCCTTACCATTTATTTCAAATTTAAGATTAACATCCTTAATTGCTGCATCCCGAGCAAATACAGTCACTGGAATTTCTAGCTCATCATTAAATGCAAACACTCTGGGTGCTGTTAATTGAACCATCAACTCATTTTTGACCTGGACAGATTTATCAGTTGAACCAAAAGCAGTATTTGAATTACAAAGTACCATAACTCGAACTGCACCAAAATAGTTGGTTATTGTAAATGTATGCTTTTGCTTTTCCCCTTTTGCCAAATAACTTGGAGCACTTCGCAATATGATTGGTTTAAATCGTTTGTTTTTATCTTCTTCTGGAACTTTTTGCAAGGCTTCATCTCCACCAACACTAAATATTTTCAATAATTCACCATCCATTGCGCCAATTACTTCGTTAAAATTATCCCATGTCAAAATAGACAATGCTTCTTTTGACATAATATCATTATATGGATTCGGTGTTTTAAAACGAGTCAGATTCAATAAGCCTTCATCAACTATAAACAATTGATAAGCCATATCTTTATTGTTTTGTTCAGATACTTCAATCGTAAATGGTTCATCAGTACGAAGCGATTCATTCATTTTAATTACAGGGCTCAATTTCTTACCTGAATCCTCAATTTTTACCGGTATCACGCCATACATCCTTAAAGGCAAATCATTCTTTTTGGAAGTTCTTCCTTGAACATAACTAATGTCCACATAAATATTCGGAGCCATTTCACTGGTAATGTCAAAGCTATAGTTGGTTTTGACTTTTGTAGCATTTACCGATTTGCAGCTTAGAATTTTGGAACCTCTTAATAAACTTATAATATAATATCCCTGATTTGCACCGGGTAACTCCACGTTTACTTTCTCCCCAGTTTGATATTGTTCTTTATCCGTTTTAAAAGAAAGGATATTTACAAATTCTTTCTGATCTGCATTATAACCATAACCCGTATAAAAATAATCACCGGTTAAATATCCGCTAGCCATGTTTTTTGCACGGATATAATAGCGATCGTAATCATCCAATTTCAATTTCAAGCTAGCCTGTCCGTTATTGTCAGTTGTTACGGTAGATTGCAAAACACGTTCTTTAAAGTTGCAATTTTGATATTCACCAGTACTTCCATTTCTTAATTCATACCACCATTGATATTCAACTTTAAATAATTCAATACTAATCTTTCGATTGGCAATTGGTTTTCCTTCTGAATCCACTGCTACCAATCGAACTTCTTGCTCTGTGCCGATTTCTAAATGTTTAAACTGCCCATCTGAAGGGAGTTTAATTCCAACTAATTCTTTAAATGGAGAAACATTGGTCTCGTAATAATCTGTACTGATTTCGCCGGTGTTATCACTAATTTTAGAAATCAAATTAATTTTAAGTTTTCCGGTGTTACTACTAAATTTCCAATTCGGTATTTTTATTTCAGCTAAACCGCTTTCATTTAAGTTTGAATTGAAAAGCTCCAATTCGCCCGAAATACGTGCA from Saprospiraceae bacterium includes:
- a CDS encoding PorV/PorQ family protein — encoded protein: MTLKSVIWLILFPLSLCAQAPKFSNDFLNIGVGARGMALSGAVSASLNSVQAAYWNPAGLINISSKFQVSAQHAEWFSGIGNYDYVGFGKTLDDQSLSYGSISLIRMSIDQIPNTLRLRGPDGSIDYSRIEEFSVADYALLVSYGRKLNNSPWSVGINTKIIHRGFGSFAKSWGFGFDAGVQYRKNKWSLALMGRDITTSFNAYSFSFSTEEKAVLQQTNNSIPSNSVEYTLPKIVSGIAYNFKLIDKIGLLTAVDLEWSTNGTEASLISSNHFNVDPKIGIELDYNKRMFLRLGAGNFQRTLAVDGSGSKELSFYPTAGLGIKVAKITIDYAMTNIGNAGIGLYSHFFSLNLDF
- the pbpC gene encoding penicillin-binding protein 1C, which encodes MRIIYGVLTVLFGLFIAIVIAAPYFFRDLEFSKVLYSREHKLLGAQISKDGQWRFPATQSIPENYAQCIVNYEDKRFYTHIGIDPISVLRALYQNFKTGEIKSGGSTITMQLARLLLGNPKRSIFNKIKESLLAIGIEFNFNKSEILNWYTSLAPYGGNVVGLKAALWRYFQRDEVELSWAEAALLSVLPNQPSYIHLEKNRKLLYLKRNRLLSVLFSKGFLDKSLYELSILEEIPDKIFNMPQVSNLLLSYLISKYPQKHQFNSTIDASIQTKFSEISIKYTKAFKQNEIHNLAILLISNQTGEVLSYLANSSDTSKSLRNNKVNNIHSLRSSGSVLKPLLFAAALDRGIISTKQLLADIPTLISGFRPENYSRMFQGCVPADQCIQQSLNVPAVRLLQQYGVPLFYDKLKALGFTSLFRPASDYGLALVLGGAEIKLWDLANAYGNLANQLMVFQKSNDLSARNWNMHLLLQDSESVKSEIANSSISKSSPSVLSLGAISLMIQTMMGTEMSNEQNSNYYNSKSNKIAWKTGTSFGFKDAWCVGLCPEYTVVVWVGNSSGLGRPGLIGLHTAAPLLFELFGQLNCSSSWPIPYGEMHPIAVCKTSGYLPSPACVEIDTIWNPVEINELDVCPYHHSYYVDESEKFRIFNDCDLKGHLKNYFVLPPVMELYYKINNPGYVSIPPVRNDCKSFQDQPINKMEFVYPDKGTEVFIPVDLTDNTQKIVLKATHKEHQAHIHWFIDGVYLGSTEANQHEWAINPKIGKHQIYIMDDAGESATVTINCHKR